Proteins from a genomic interval of Methanohalophilus levihalophilus:
- a CDS encoding nascent polypeptide-associated complex protein, with amino-acid sequence MIPGMGGKGMNPKKLKQMMKQMGININELADVEQVIIRMPDREIIFNDANVTIMNAQGVDTYQIVGTPEEVARELEIPEDDIRLVMEQANVSEDEAKQALKNANGDLAEAIVALSS; translated from the coding sequence ATGATTCCAGGCATGGGTGGAAAGGGTATGAACCCTAAGAAGCTTAAGCAGATGATGAAGCAAATGGGCATCAACATCAACGAGTTGGCAGATGTGGAACAGGTTATAATCCGTATGCCAGATCGTGAAATTATATTCAATGATGCCAACGTGACTATAATGAATGCACAGGGAGTAGACACTTACCAGATAGTAGGAACCCCTGAAGAAGTAGCAAGAGAGTTGGAAATTCCGGAAGACGACATCAGGCTTGTCATGGAGCAGGCAAATGTCTCCGAAGACGAGGCAAAACAAGCTCTCAAAAATGCAAACGGCGACCTTGCCGAAGCAATTGTCGCATTATCCTCCTGA
- a CDS encoding dihydrolipoyl dehydrogenase, with product MKQYDLIIIGTGSAMNYIGSILQEHPEMKLAVIDKDDPGGICLTRGCIPSKMLLYPAELVRNIEIARNFGIHSRIDNIDFNTVMERMRKSISSDIEMIRSGLQETEDFDYYPEVAEFISPYTLKVGDETITASMIFLCTGSKTLIPPIKGLENTEYLTSDTVLQMTSLPNSIVIIGAGYIAAEYGHFFSAMGSKVTIIGRGNRVLSQEEPEISILVRREMEQYMEILTGYDVTEVREENGKKVVAGTSSEDGSQLEIEAEAILVATGRASNSDILHPEKGNVEVDERGWIKVNEHLETTSPNVWAFGDSNGQYLFKHVGNHESTVVYRNAILKHDVSVDYHAVPHAVFSWPEIAGLGMSENAAIEHYGEEKISIGFQPFEGTGKGLAMGLKNYFVKVILEAESQKILGAHIIGPEASVLIHEFIPLMYTETQNVYPLIYSMDIHPSLSEVIKRAVNSQYTVNEYHSILMEMNLME from the coding sequence ATGAAACAATACGATCTTATCATCATCGGTACTGGCTCTGCGATGAACTATATTGGTTCAATTCTTCAGGAACATCCTGAAATGAAACTTGCCGTTATTGACAAGGATGACCCGGGTGGGATATGTCTCACGAGAGGTTGTATCCCTTCCAAAATGCTCCTTTATCCGGCAGAACTTGTTCGAAACATTGAAATTGCAAGAAACTTTGGAATACATAGCAGGATTGACAACATAGATTTCAATACAGTCATGGAAAGAATGCGAAAATCAATCTCTTCTGACATTGAAATGATTCGTAGTGGTCTTCAGGAGACAGAAGATTTCGATTACTATCCGGAGGTTGCTGAATTCATATCGCCCTACACTTTGAAAGTAGGAGATGAAACAATTACTGCCTCCATGATCTTCTTATGCACCGGCTCAAAAACCCTTATTCCACCAATAAAAGGCCTTGAAAATACTGAATACCTGACCAGCGATACTGTTCTCCAGATGACTTCTCTTCCGAACAGCATCGTTATTATTGGGGCAGGCTATATCGCAGCGGAATATGGGCATTTCTTTTCGGCAATGGGTAGCAAAGTTACCATAATAGGCAGAGGCAATCGTGTTCTATCTCAGGAAGAACCGGAAATCTCCATATTGGTCCGGAGAGAAATGGAGCAGTACATGGAAATTTTAACCGGCTATGACGTGACTGAAGTTCGTGAGGAAAACGGTAAGAAAGTAGTAGCAGGGACTTCGTCAGAAGATGGTTCCCAGCTGGAAATCGAAGCAGAAGCAATTCTGGTAGCAACGGGAAGGGCTTCAAATTCTGATATACTCCATCCTGAAAAAGGTAATGTTGAAGTTGATGAAAGAGGCTGGATCAAAGTAAACGAACATCTTGAGACCACGTCCCCCAATGTTTGGGCTTTTGGTGATTCAAATGGACAATACCTGTTCAAACATGTGGGAAACCATGAATCTACCGTTGTCTATCGCAATGCTATCCTAAAACACGATGTAAGTGTTGATTATCACGCAGTTCCACATGCAGTGTTCTCATGGCCTGAAATTGCTGGGTTAGGTATGAGCGAAAATGCAGCAATCGAACACTATGGGGAAGAAAAGATTTCCATTGGCTTCCAACCCTTTGAGGGCACCGGGAAAGGCCTTGCCATGGGTCTTAAGAACTACTTTGTGAAGGTTATCCTTGAAGCAGAATCCCAAAAAATATTAGGTGCTCATATAATCGGGCCTGAAGCTTCAGTTCTAATTCATGAATTCATTCCATTAATGTATACCGAAACACAGAATGTATATCCGCTAATCTATTCAATGGATATCCACCCCTCACTCAGCGAAGTTATAAAGCGGGCTGTAAATTCCCAGTACACTGTTAATGAATATCATTCCATTCTCATGGAAATGAATTTAATGGAATAA
- a CDS encoding HesB/IscA family protein, with the protein MVEITDIAAQELKSLMESEDKKDHALRIFVAGLGCSGVQYGMALDNETKEDDVTITDKDVKIVMAPDVQEELDEAKIDFIETPDGKGFIIDNPKAMSSCGSCGGGCH; encoded by the coding sequence ATGGTAGAAATTACTGATATCGCAGCTCAGGAACTTAAATCCCTGATGGAGTCTGAGGATAAAAAAGACCATGCACTGAGAATTTTTGTCGCAGGTCTTGGTTGCAGTGGTGTACAGTACGGTATGGCACTTGACAACGAAACAAAAGAGGACGACGTCACAATTACCGATAAGGATGTTAAGATTGTAATGGCACCTGATGTTCAGGAAGAACTTGATGAAGCAAAAATCGACTTTATCGAGACTCCTGATGGCAAGGGTTTCATTATTGATAATCCAAAAGCCATGAGCAGCTGCGGTTCATGCGGTGGCGGATGCCACTAA